In Verrucomicrobiota bacterium, the following proteins share a genomic window:
- a CDS encoding F0F1 ATP synthase subunit epsilon (produces ATP from ADP in the presence of a proton gradient across the membrane; the epsilon subunit is part of the catalytic core of the ATP synthase complex) — protein MGEGREIQLTVTTPTRVIVDEPVRSVQAEDASGRFGIEPGHERFLTTTVPSLVIYRPARGGERYLAVDHGTLRVTPDRVQLATRQAVASDDLDELARIVEEVFSRQGEAHRRTGQSFAEIELSAWRKLMEYEERRAKT, from the coding sequence ATGGGTGAGGGGCGCGAGATCCAGCTCACCGTGACGACGCCGACGCGCGTGATCGTCGACGAACCGGTGCGCAGCGTGCAGGCCGAGGACGCGAGCGGCCGGTTCGGCATCGAGCCGGGCCACGAGCGCTTCCTTACCACGACGGTGCCGAGCCTCGTCATCTACCGCCCGGCGCGTGGCGGCGAGCGCTACCTGGCCGTCGATCACGGCACGCTGCGCGTTACGCCCGACCGGGTGCAGCTTGCGACGCGCCAGGCCGTGGCGTCCGACGATCTCGATGAACTCGCGCGCATCGTTGAGGAAGTGTTTTCGCGCCAAGGTGAAGCCCATCGCCGTACGGGCCAATCGTTCGCCGAGATCGAGCTCAGCGCATGGCGCAAGTTGATGGAATATGAAGAACGACGTGCCAAAACGTGA
- a CDS encoding F0F1 ATP synthase subunit C, with protein MDKEIIAIIVAGFTVTIGSIGPALAEGRAAAAALDAIARQPDERNTLTRTLFVSLAMIESTAIYCLVVALILLFVL; from the coding sequence ATGGACAAGGAAATCATTGCCATCATCGTTGCCGGGTTCACCGTGACCATTGGGTCGATCGGGCCGGCGCTTGCCGAAGGGCGCGCGGCCGCCGCCGCGCTCGACGCGATCGCCCGCCAGCCCGATGAACGGAATACGTTGACGCGCACGCTGTTCGTCAGCCTGGCGATGATCGAGTCGACGGCCATCTACTGCCTCGTCGTCGCGCTCATCCTGCTGTTCGTGCTGTAG
- a CDS encoding AtpZ/AtpI family protein: MPKRDDEQFGPLSPKRVADRAERLKRAREEGDRGFWQNLGLIGSVGWMIILPAVGGSLLGRYIDGKAEDPISWTLTLLVVGLVIGCVGAWQHMRRER; encoded by the coding sequence GTGCCAAAACGTGACGACGAGCAGTTCGGGCCGCTCTCTCCGAAACGCGTGGCCGACCGCGCCGAGCGCCTCAAGCGCGCGCGCGAGGAAGGCGACCGCGGCTTCTGGCAGAACCTCGGCCTGATCGGCAGTGTCGGCTGGATGATCATCCTTCCCGCCGTCGGCGGCTCGCTGCTCGGCCGGTACATCGACGGCAAGGCAGAGGACCCGATCTCGTGGACGCTGACGCTGCTCGTGGTCGGGCTCGTCATCGGTTGCGTGGGCGCGTGGCAGCACATGCGGAGGGAACGATGA
- a CDS encoding F0F1 ATP synthase subunit A gives MIVAAKQNLFESPTVFHIGPVPMTETVVVTWGIIAIFTVVALYVRSRLSATRPGGLQTLVEGLVTWLDGEIDNIIGDRPQRYFPLIATLFLFVLTLNLVSNIPFIESPTGDPATTVALAIIVFLSVPFYGIASRGVAGYFATYLRPTPFMLPLNIISEVSRTLSLAVRLFGNVMSGGLIVGVLISIVPLVVPLFMMFLGLITSVVQAYIFPVLAMVYIGGAVRLEKKRAMKHAEETG, from the coding sequence ATGATCGTTGCGGCGAAACAGAACCTGTTCGAGTCGCCGACGGTGTTTCACATCGGTCCCGTACCGATGACGGAGACCGTGGTCGTTACCTGGGGCATCATCGCCATCTTCACCGTGGTGGCGCTGTACGTCCGCAGCCGGCTGAGCGCGACTCGGCCGGGCGGGCTCCAAACATTGGTCGAGGGGCTGGTCACGTGGCTCGACGGTGAGATCGACAACATCATCGGCGACCGGCCACAGCGCTACTTCCCGCTCATCGCAACGCTGTTCCTGTTTGTGCTGACGCTCAATCTCGTGTCGAACATCCCGTTCATCGAGTCGCCGACGGGTGATCCGGCCACGACGGTGGCGTTGGCGATCATCGTGTTCCTGTCGGTGCCGTTCTACGGCATCGCGAGCCGGGGCGTCGCCGGCTACTTCGCGACGTACCTCAGACCCACCCCGTTCATGCTGCCGCTGAACATCATCAGTGAGGTGTCGCGCACGCTCTCGCTCGCCGTGCGCCTGTTCGGCAACGTTATGAGCGGCGGGCTCATCGTCGGCGTGCTCATCTCGATCGTGCCGCTCGTCGTGCCGCTGTTCATGATGTTTCTCGGGCTGATCACGTCGGTGGTGCAGGCCTATATCTTCCCCGTGCTCGCCATGGTCTACATCGGCGGCGCGGTGCGGCTCGAGAAGAAACGCGCCATGAAACACGCAGAGGAGACTGGATAG